A part of Maridesulfovibrio hydrothermalis AM13 = DSM 14728 genomic DNA contains:
- a CDS encoding chemotaxis protein CheW, which translates to MDKSCWNEIGYAGDRSCPELQKWSHCYNCSQFTSAGLSLLHREPPEGYLAENTQAVATVKEEDTTETAGAVVFRISREWLALSSQVFVSVLEKRAVRPVPHRNNKSFRGLTSIQGQIVPVVSVRDLLSLEQEYMSDAEKGFRVFSRFICVDRGFGRWVFAADEVLGVHHYFSDGLLEAPATVAKAPAAYTRGLFEIGDKRISLLEDELLFEAFNRIIK; encoded by the coding sequence ATGGATAAATCCTGCTGGAACGAAATAGGTTACGCGGGTGACCGCAGCTGTCCCGAACTTCAAAAATGGAGTCATTGTTATAACTGCTCACAATTTACCAGTGCCGGACTGTCCCTGCTGCACCGTGAACCGCCCGAAGGGTATCTTGCGGAAAACACACAGGCAGTTGCCACGGTAAAGGAAGAAGATACAACGGAAACCGCCGGAGCTGTTGTCTTTAGAATCTCAAGGGAATGGCTGGCCCTCTCCTCACAGGTATTTGTTTCGGTACTTGAAAAAAGAGCTGTCCGTCCGGTTCCCCACCGTAACAACAAAAGTTTTCGCGGCCTGACCAGCATTCAAGGCCAGATAGTCCCCGTGGTCTCAGTTAGGGATCTGCTCAGCCTTGAGCAGGAATATATGAGCGACGCAGAAAAAGGATTCAGGGTTTTCAGCCGGTTCATCTGTGTGGACCGCGGTTTTGGAAGATGGGTCTTCGCTGCGGACGAAGTGCTCGGAGTGCATCATTATTTTTCTGACGGACTGCTGGAGGCTCCGGCAACAGTAGCCAAAGCTCCGGCGGCGTACACCAGAGGACTGTTCGAGATCGGTGATAAACGAATTTCACTTCTGGAAGACGAGCTTCTGTTTGAAGCTTTTAACCGGATCATCAAATAG
- a CDS encoding CheR family methyltransferase — MNLEPFHKILNKALGLSPDSLGRSGVKYALSSRMRETGCDEKKYLSLLRSSTEELAELVEEIVVPETWFFRDSNPFELLFDTAFKHRNRKFRVLSAPCSTGEEPYSIAMTLMGAGFDPASFQVDGVDISRRALQKAREGIYSENSFRSNLPDYAEGCFQKCEKGRKLAEKVKQSVNFYAGNIVEGCLPAGRYDAIFCRNLLIYLDDKAKMCLATIFNEKLKSDGLLFVGHAEILPVFNDWFTPVRKQGAFALKKGKRKVASLLKEPFCPKPECELHKAVQLKPQPQKRKRSATPPVHAAQEQEKVFTQKPDRENILSVKEIKILADQGRTTEALKLCKDILESKGPESELLHLCGLLHEAEGNISMAEEYYGKALYLEPQHVDSLIHLALLLENKGDSHKAELLRNRVRRAENR; from the coding sequence ATGAACCTTGAACCGTTTCATAAAATTCTAAACAAGGCTCTGGGCCTTTCTCCCGATTCACTCGGACGCTCAGGCGTGAAGTACGCCTTAAGCTCAAGAATGCGTGAAACCGGCTGCGATGAAAAAAAGTATTTAAGCCTGCTCCGGAGCAGTACAGAAGAACTGGCCGAGCTGGTGGAAGAAATAGTAGTGCCGGAAACATGGTTTTTTCGAGACAGCAATCCTTTTGAACTGCTCTTTGACACCGCTTTTAAACATAGAAACCGCAAATTTCGGGTGCTCAGTGCTCCCTGCTCGACAGGAGAGGAGCCATACTCCATTGCCATGACTCTCATGGGCGCAGGATTTGACCCTGCAAGCTTTCAGGTAGACGGGGTGGACATCAGCCGGCGGGCGTTGCAGAAAGCCAGAGAAGGCATTTATTCAGAAAATTCTTTTCGCAGTAATTTACCCGACTACGCTGAAGGGTGCTTCCAGAAATGCGAAAAGGGGCGCAAACTGGCTGAAAAAGTTAAACAGTCTGTTAATTTCTATGCCGGAAATATTGTTGAAGGATGCCTTCCTGCGGGGAGGTATGATGCGATATTCTGCCGCAATCTGCTTATTTATCTGGATGACAAGGCTAAAATGTGCCTTGCCACAATTTTCAATGAAAAGCTTAAAAGTGACGGACTTCTTTTTGTAGGACACGCAGAGATCCTCCCTGTATTCAACGACTGGTTTACGCCGGTCAGAAAGCAGGGTGCTTTTGCCCTGAAAAAAGGAAAACGCAAAGTAGCTTCCCTGCTTAAAGAGCCTTTCTGCCCCAAACCTGAATGTGAACTTCACAAAGCAGTACAGTTGAAGCCGCAGCCGCAAAAAAGAAAACGCAGTGCTACGCCGCCGGTCCATGCTGCGCAGGAACAGGAAAAAGTATTTACGCAAAAACCGGACAGGGAAAATATTTTATCGGTCAAAGAAATTAAAATACTTGCAGATCAAGGCAGAACCACTGAAGCTTTAAAACTTTGCAAGGATATTTTGGAAAGCAAAGGACCGGAATCGGAACTGCTGCATTTATGCGGGCTGCTCCATGAAGCAGAAGGAAATATTTCAATGGCTGAAGAATATTATGGAAAAGCTTTGTACCTTGAACCGCAGCATGTGGATTCACTGATACACCTTGCCCTTCTCCTGGAAAATAAAGGTGACTCACACAAAGCTGAACTTTTACGCAACCGGGTCCGGCGGGCCGAAAACCGCTAG
- a CDS encoding chemotaxis protein CheW, whose translation MLVLTFMIGKYIYGLKAAIVAEVVPPAIYKELPRSPEYVKGIFNYRGTTTPVVDLSMLATDTPCKPLMSTRIIVLDTADLDSGKNRGENYLGLLAENITETIKIADADFDTSGLEIPDAPWLGKVARINGCMLQLVEPHKLLSDELRLVLFPKDDAELE comes from the coding sequence ATGCTGGTACTTACATTCATGATAGGGAAGTACATCTACGGCCTTAAAGCCGCAATAGTTGCTGAGGTTGTACCCCCTGCCATCTATAAAGAGCTTCCCCGCTCACCGGAATACGTAAAGGGAATTTTTAATTATCGCGGAACCACAACTCCGGTGGTAGACCTGTCTATGCTGGCAACCGACACTCCCTGCAAACCGCTCATGTCCACCCGGATAATTGTGCTGGACACTGCGGACCTAGATTCAGGTAAAAACCGCGGGGAGAACTACCTTGGATTGCTGGCTGAAAATATCACGGAAACTATCAAAATAGCTGATGCTGATTTTGATACTTCCGGACTGGAAATACCCGATGCGCCGTGGCTTGGAAAAGTTGCCAGAATAAACGGATGCATGTTGCAACTGGTTGAGCCGCACAAACTCCTTTCAGATGAATTACGACTGGTCCTTTTTCCCAAAGATGATGCGGAGCTGGAATAA